CAAAACTTGCTTGCAGCACTCCAAAGTGCCCTATCGATGTGTTCCTCTGACCTTCTTGCGACTCGGAAAATGCTTATGTTTCCTGCTCTCAGGATTAGAAATTGTCTTCACAAATGTTGGCCATGATGGATGCAATCAGCTAGATAGTAGCCTTGGTCCTGGTGATGGCCATTTACCATGAATTTGCAGGGTGGAGAAATACTACTAGCTAGCCTTGCAAACATATGAGATCTCtgcaatacattgatgtcttcgtGGGATCCAGGCAACCCAAAGTAGCAATGATAGATCCACAGATCTTCGAAGGCAACGACTTCAATAATTATGGTTGGATCGTTGCAATGAATGGTGAATTGGCCGTGCCAAGCTGTAGGAAAATTCCTCCACTTCTAGTGCATGCAATCAATACTCCATAGCATCAGAGACAAACCATTTTATTCATGCAACGCTACAAGCCTAGCCGTGTCCTCGACATTGGGTGCTCATAGATACTGCTCTCCATAAACAAGCACCACGGTTTCACCGTACACTTTCGTGAACTTGATGATTGTATATTCAGCCATCAGAGAGTGTCATCCCATGAATCTGCAGGAGAGCCGGATGCAATCATTTAAACTGCCGCGGTCACCTTTGTAAAGGGGGAAACCCAGAGACTGGCATTTCTTCGTTGTTGGAAGAAAGGTTCATTGGCTTCCATGTCATTGGAAATTTGACGGAACAACCATTTGATCATGTGGAAGCGTCACCAAAACACGTAAGGTGGGAAGGTACGACCCGACACGGAATTGTCGAGCATGAGTCCCTCGCCGCCTTGGATTATGTTCTGGCAAAATGTCGCACGACCAACCTAAAATACCAGACGCTTCCTCTTCATTGTGGTTGACGATGTCCATTAAACAACCTTTGATATGACCTCATCTTCTTCGGCATCACGATTTCACTATCAGACTCATAGCTCAAATCCGATGATGAATCATCAAAACATTAGCTCCACCATTAGATCCATCTACACCTAACGTGAATCCTTTGTCATATGCACTAATCTATGATCCGCCAAACTAAATCTTCAAGAAAAGATTGCGAATTTTTTACCTCCGCTCTCAAGTCGTTGAACACCTTGAGGTCGCGCGGCGAAAGAGGTGGCGCGGATGAATGGCGGGAAGAAGTTGCGGAGCTGTGGTGAAGCATGAGAGGTATGAAAAACAGTCCTTCTGACATAGGAAGGTTATTGCCTAACTCCCTTTCATTTATTGAGTACTTGAGTTATGGTGTAAAACACACTGTGTTTTATACACACCCTGGTAAGCGGTCCAAATCACAATGGTCTGGGCTTTGGGCGTGGCACCAAACGAAGGTGACGCAGGGTTGTGGGCAGCGGCGAAAGGGAGTGCACGTCTCAAAATGTCCGTCGCACCAATATTTGGGTGGATGCAGTGCGCGCTATATCGCCTCAACCAACCTCAAATATGAAGGCTCGGACTATGGCGATCAAGAGCAGGATGGCAACTCTACTAGAGTAGTCTTTCAGCCAATATCACTATAACAACAATTACTATGGAGATTAGGGCGATATGACGAGTCTGTGAGAGTTGCTCTAAGAGGGTGGACTTTCTAAATCGGGTGCAGGTACAGCCCTCCATTATGTCTGATAGCTAAATCCGGGAGCATCAAAATCTAAGATCTACGCTAGCTTAGTATTCTAACTTCACATAAACTTCTATTTTTGTCATTCGCtaataaaataatatataaatCTGGAACTTTGCACGTCAATGAAACATTAGAAGTGCAATGTGGAGAAAACTTTTTTTGGTGGCATAAATTTAAATGATGATGTTTTTTCGAGTATTTATATAAATTGATGGGTGAATTGGCTGTGCCAAACTATATCACTTCAAGTATTTATGTTGCAAAAAATCAGTTTTTTACATATTACAGTCCAAATATATTGTTGAACTGCAAAAATAGAGATTCATATAATTTGATTTTTTAGATTCATATAAGAAAACAATTGTGCACAAAATGGATGGACCTTTAGCTCCACCCTGGTTAGTTACGCCAGAATACACAAGAACATATGGATATCATCACCAGCATCTCTCTCCGAGTCTCTCTCATCTGACTTGTCGAATAGGATAGAAGAGAACTTACAAAAAGTCAGAGCTACGGGCCTTATCAGCAATACATTCCCCCTTTGGTATCAGGTCGCCGCACCGCCATATTGCAATCCAAATATTCGATGCTCCACACTAGCCCCATGCCATACGTGGAGCCGCACAAATTAAAGGAGGTAAAGGATTTATCCGAACCCTCCCGTATCACCTTTTTTCCGGTCAAATTGCTCGAAGCTCATCCTGCCGGTGCACATTTCCATGGCTATATATGCAAGGCTCCCCTATGTCCAGCCCTAAGCAAGTCAGCACAGCTCAAAGCCTCATATACAAGAGCTAGCTAGAAGCGATCGTACTAGCACTAGCACTAAGCTtgatggagcaggtgacgaggCTAGCGGGGCAGCGGGCGGTGGTGATCTTCGGTATGAGCTCCTGCTGCATGTGCCACACCGTGACGAGCCTCCTCCGGGATCTCGGGGCGAACCCGATGATGGTGGAACTGGACGAGGACCCTAGGGGGAAGGAGATGGAGAAGGCACTGGTGAGACTCATTGGCCGGAACCCTGCCGTGCCGGCGGTGTTCATCGgcggcaggctcgccggatgcaCCGACAAGGTCATGTCCCTTCACCTCAGCGGCAAGCTTGTCCCACTGCTTCGTAATGCAGGTGCTGTCTGGGTGTAGCTCACGGGAGGGCTTTGTAGATATTCGGCCGCTTGCAGCTGACACGGGAGAATAATATACACGCAGCACGTATGTTCCGTGTTCCTGTTATCTTGTATATCACGTGATAACGAAGACTAAG
This window of the Triticum aestivum cultivar Chinese Spring chromosome 5D, IWGSC CS RefSeq v2.1, whole genome shotgun sequence genome carries:
- the LOC123124288 gene encoding glutaredoxin-C1, translating into MEQVTRLAGQRAVVIFGMSSCCMCHTVTSLLRDLGANPMMVELDEDPRGKEMEKALVRLIGRNPAVPAVFIGGRLAGCTDKVMSLHLSGKLVPLLRNAGAVWV